The following are encoded together in the Bradyrhizobium genosp. L genome:
- a CDS encoding LysR family transcriptional regulator — protein MPLASIVPDLPRAATSAETALTRRVDLTTLRLFIAVCDEQNLTRAAQREGIAASAVSKRMNDFELAFGVTLFKRLAKGMALTPAGEALLHHARVTLLNVEKIAVELSEYSQGVRGHVRMLANLSAIVQYLPEDLSAFFTAHELLRVDLQEQPSGQVVRGIEEGTAELGICSAEADSRALQAFHYRHDNLVVVMRSDHPLAGRERIFFTETLDFDHIGLHTASSIYLRSQYAATQAGKTMRLRINVPGFDAVCRMVQANMGLGLIPDRAFEVVGAGMGLAAVPLRDDWGRRELKIVVRDAAHLSATGRLMLEHLRAAEKPAEGTARPNGTCPPRV, from the coding sequence ATGCCGCTCGCCTCCATCGTCCCAGACCTCCCGCGCGCCGCGACGTCGGCGGAAACCGCGCTGACCCGCCGCGTCGACCTTACCACGCTCCGGCTCTTCATCGCGGTCTGCGACGAGCAGAACCTGACGCGCGCCGCGCAACGCGAGGGGATCGCGGCCTCCGCGGTGTCGAAGCGGATGAACGATTTCGAGCTCGCCTTCGGCGTCACGCTGTTCAAGCGCCTGGCAAAAGGCATGGCGCTGACGCCGGCCGGCGAGGCGCTGCTGCATCACGCCCGCGTCACGCTGCTCAATGTCGAGAAGATCGCGGTCGAGCTGTCGGAATATTCGCAAGGCGTGCGCGGCCATGTCCGCATGCTCGCCAACCTCTCGGCGATCGTACAGTATCTGCCGGAGGATCTCTCCGCCTTCTTCACCGCGCACGAGCTGCTGCGCGTCGATCTGCAGGAGCAGCCGAGCGGGCAGGTGGTGCGCGGCATCGAGGAGGGCACCGCCGAGCTCGGCATCTGCTCGGCCGAGGCCGACAGCCGTGCGCTCCAGGCCTTTCACTACCGCCACGACAACCTCGTCGTCGTGATGCGATCCGACCATCCGCTGGCCGGCCGCGAACGCATCTTCTTCACCGAAACGCTCGACTTCGACCATATCGGCCTGCACACCGCGAGCTCGATCTACCTGCGCTCGCAATATGCGGCGACCCAGGCCGGCAAGACGATGCGGCTGCGCATCAACGTGCCCGGCTTCGATGCGGTCTGCCGCATGGTGCAGGCCAATATGGGCCTCGGCCTGATTCCCGATCGCGCCTTCGAGGTGGTCGGCGCCGGCATGGGTCTGGCGGCGGTTCCGCTGCGCGACGATTGGGGCAGGCGCGAACTGAAGATCGTGGTCCGCGACGCCGCGCATCTCTCCGCCACCGGCCGCCTGATGCTGGAGCATCTGCGCGCGGCGGAGAAACCCGCTGAAGGAACAGCGCGGCCAAACGGCACATGCCCGCCACGAGTCTGA
- a CDS encoding 2-isopropylmalate synthase: MATTNKSDKDRVIIFDTTLRDGEQCPGATMTFEEKLEVAELLDDMGVDVIEAGFPITSEGDFQAVSEIARRSKNAVIAGLSRAHPADIDRCAEAVKFAKRGRVHTVIATSPLHMRVKLNKTPEEVLETSVAMVARARNQIDDVEWSAEDGTRSEMDYLCRIVEAVIKAGATTVNIPDTVGYTVPEEYTHFMRTLIERVPNSDKAVFSVHCHNDLGMAVANSLAGIMGGARQVECTVNGIGERAGNAALEEIVMAINVRNDKFPYWNKIDTTQLTRASKVVSAATSFPVQYNKAIVGRNAFAHESGIHQDGVLKDASTYEIMKPEMVGLKQSSLVLGKHSGRHAFVHKLEEMGYKLGANQLEDAFTRMKALADRKKDIYDEDIEALVDQEMAAAHDRIKLTSLTVIAGTHGPQRATMKLDVDGQIRIEEAEGNGPVDAVFNCIKRLVPHEAKLELYQVHAVTEGTDAQAEVSVRLAHEGRSMTARAADPDTLVASAKAYLGALNKIVMKRQRDVPAQAAS; this comes from the coding sequence ATGGCCACCACAAACAAGTCCGATAAGGACCGCGTCATCATTTTCGACACCACCTTGCGCGACGGCGAGCAATGCCCCGGCGCCACCATGACCTTCGAGGAAAAGCTCGAGGTCGCCGAGCTGCTGGACGACATGGGCGTCGACGTCATCGAGGCCGGCTTCCCGATCACCTCGGAAGGCGACTTCCAGGCGGTCAGCGAGATCGCCCGCCGCTCCAAGAATGCGGTGATTGCGGGTCTGTCCCGCGCGCATCCCGCCGACATCGACCGCTGCGCCGAGGCGGTGAAGTTCGCCAAGCGCGGCCGCGTCCACACCGTGATCGCGACCTCGCCGCTGCACATGCGGGTAAAGTTGAACAAGACCCCCGAGGAGGTGCTGGAGACCTCGGTTGCGATGGTCGCCCGCGCCCGCAACCAGATCGACGATGTCGAATGGTCGGCCGAGGACGGCACCCGCAGCGAGATGGATTATCTGTGCCGGATCGTCGAAGCCGTCATCAAGGCCGGCGCCACCACGGTGAACATTCCCGATACCGTCGGCTACACCGTGCCGGAGGAATACACCCACTTCATGCGGACGCTGATCGAGCGGGTGCCGAACTCAGACAAGGCGGTATTCTCCGTGCATTGCCATAACGATCTCGGCATGGCGGTGGCGAATTCGCTGGCCGGCATCATGGGTGGCGCGCGACAGGTCGAATGCACCGTCAACGGCATCGGCGAGCGCGCCGGCAACGCCGCGCTGGAAGAGATCGTGATGGCGATCAACGTGCGCAACGACAAGTTTCCGTACTGGAACAAGATCGACACCACCCAGCTGACCCGCGCCTCGAAGGTGGTGTCGGCCGCGACCTCGTTCCCGGTGCAGTACAACAAGGCGATCGTCGGCCGCAACGCGTTCGCCCACGAGAGCGGCATCCATCAGGACGGCGTGCTGAAGGACGCCTCGACCTACGAGATCATGAAGCCGGAGATGGTCGGGCTGAAGCAGTCCTCGCTGGTGCTCGGCAAGCATTCCGGCCGTCATGCCTTCGTGCACAAGCTGGAGGAGATGGGCTACAAGCTCGGCGCCAACCAGCTGGAGGATGCGTTCACGCGGATGAAGGCGCTGGCCGACCGCAAGAAGGACATCTACGACGAGGACATCGAGGCGCTGGTCGACCAGGAGATGGCCGCAGCCCACGACCGCATCAAGCTGACCTCGCTGACCGTGATCGCCGGCACCCATGGCCCGCAGCGCGCCACCATGAAGCTCGACGTCGACGGCCAGATCAGGATCGAGGAAGCCGAGGGCAACGGCCCGGTCGACGCGGTCTTCAACTGCATCAAGCGTTTGGTGCCGCACGAGGCCAAGCTCGAACTGTACCAGGTCCATGCGGTGACCGAAGGTACCGATGCCCAGGCCGAAGTCTCGGTGCGGCTCGCCCATGAGGGCCGCTCGATGACGGCGCGCGCGGCCGATCCGGACACGCTGGTGGCCTCGGCCAAGGCTTATCTCGGCGCCCTGAACAAGATCGTGATGAAGCGCCAGCGCGACGTCCCGGCGCAAGCGGCGAGCTGA
- a CDS encoding polyphosphate kinase 2 family protein: MSSKPSPSLADELKPFVAPFRFDGAGEFHLKSYATAEKGGIDKDAGSKIIEANRKRLNDFQEKLYAQDRWSLLLIFQGMDAAGKDSAIKSVFEGVNPQGCEVSSFKQPSSKELDHDFMWRAMIALPERGRIGIFNRSYYEECLVVRVHPEVLAKQKLPKRLVTKNIWRERFEDIAAIERYLARNGTTILKFFLHVSKEEQRQRFLDRLEEPAKNWKFSMADVSERALWAKYQAAYQDMIHHTATREAPWHIVPADHKWFARVVIGSTIVNALDRLDLKFPEVDKAELGEFKRIRETLEAEGKGRGSNISK, encoded by the coding sequence ATGAGCAGCAAACCGTCCCCATCGCTCGCCGATGAACTAAAGCCCTTCGTCGCCCCGTTTCGTTTCGACGGCGCGGGCGAATTCCACCTGAAGTCCTATGCCACCGCGGAGAAAGGCGGCATCGACAAGGATGCGGGCAGCAAGATCATCGAGGCCAACCGCAAGCGGCTCAATGATTTCCAGGAGAAGCTGTACGCCCAGGACCGCTGGTCGCTGCTGCTGATCTTCCAGGGCATGGACGCCGCCGGCAAGGACAGTGCGATCAAGAGCGTGTTCGAGGGCGTCAACCCGCAAGGCTGTGAGGTCTCCTCCTTCAAGCAGCCGTCGAGCAAGGAGCTCGACCACGATTTCATGTGGCGCGCGATGATCGCGCTGCCGGAGCGCGGCCGCATCGGCATCTTCAACCGCTCCTATTACGAGGAGTGCCTGGTGGTGCGCGTGCACCCCGAGGTACTCGCCAAGCAGAAGCTGCCGAAGCGCCTGGTGACGAAGAACATCTGGCGCGAGCGCTTCGAGGACATCGCCGCGATCGAGCGCTACCTCGCGCGCAACGGCACCACGATCCTGAAATTCTTCCTGCACGTCTCCAAGGAGGAACAGCGCCAGCGCTTCCTCGACCGCCTCGAGGAGCCCGCCAAGAACTGGAAGTTCTCGATGGCCGACGTCTCCGAGCGCGCGCTCTGGGCGAAGTACCAGGCCGCCTATCAGGACATGATTCACCACACCGCGACCAGGGAAGCGCCGTGGCACATCGTCCCCGCCGACCACAAATGGTTTGCCCGTGTCGTGATCGGCTCGACCATCGTCAACGCGCTGGACAGACTGGATCTCAAATTTCCCGAGGTCGACAAGGCCGAACTCGGCGAGTTCAAGCGCATCCGCGAGACGCTGGAGGCCGAGGGGAAGGGTCGTGGCTCGAATATTTCCAAATAA
- a CDS encoding branched-chain amino acid ABC transporter permease has product MSRLAGWIIAVVALVALPFVHRDPYHLHLLVLILIWSFAYTSWSIMGRFGLVSLGHGGFMGVGAYVTALLWNHLGVTPWIGIPVSMATAGVLALIVAYPCFRFRITGHYFVLVTLALSGIVLQVITATRDYTGGSLGLTPQRAPSGKGLLALQFDDKITWYLVTLAVWVMGLVIWRAIDRSMIRHAMEAISEDEDAAAAAGVNVTAEKLKITLISALMTALAGALYCQYQMFISPDTVSGIAVSLQMVFAAIVGGVYVALGPTVGAVITIVLAEVLRISFGTKAVGWDNLVYGVLLVLFIIFLPKGILGSLIDLVTSPRKPPRGHEQQTVPIARR; this is encoded by the coding sequence GTGAGCAGGCTTGCGGGATGGATCATCGCGGTGGTCGCGCTGGTCGCGCTGCCCTTCGTGCACCGCGATCCCTATCATCTGCATCTGCTGGTGCTGATCCTGATCTGGTCGTTCGCCTACACCTCGTGGTCGATCATGGGCCGCTTCGGGCTGGTCTCGCTCGGCCATGGCGGCTTCATGGGCGTCGGTGCCTATGTCACGGCGCTGCTGTGGAATCACTTGGGCGTCACGCCCTGGATCGGCATTCCCGTGAGCATGGCGACTGCGGGCGTGCTCGCGCTGATCGTCGCCTATCCCTGCTTCCGCTTTCGCATCACTGGCCATTATTTCGTGCTGGTGACGCTCGCGCTATCAGGCATCGTGTTGCAGGTGATCACCGCGACGCGCGACTATACCGGCGGCTCGCTCGGCCTGACCCCGCAGCGCGCGCCGAGCGGCAAGGGGCTGCTCGCGCTGCAATTCGACGACAAGATCACCTGGTATCTGGTCACGCTCGCGGTCTGGGTCATGGGTCTGGTGATCTGGCGCGCGATCGACCGCAGCATGATCCGTCACGCCATGGAGGCGATCTCGGAGGATGAGGATGCGGCGGCGGCGGCCGGCGTCAACGTCACCGCCGAAAAACTCAAGATCACCCTGATCAGCGCGCTGATGACGGCGCTAGCAGGCGCGCTGTATTGCCAGTACCAGATGTTCATCTCGCCCGACACGGTCAGCGGCATCGCGGTGTCCTTGCAGATGGTGTTCGCCGCCATCGTCGGCGGCGTCTATGTGGCGCTGGGGCCGACGGTCGGCGCCGTCATCACCATCGTGCTCGCTGAGGTGCTGCGGATCTCCTTCGGCACCAAGGCGGTCGGCTGGGACAATCTGGTCTACGGCGTGCTGCTGGTGCTGTTCATCATCTTCCTGCCCAAGGGCATTCTTGGTAGCCTGATCGACCTGGTCACATCGCCACGCAAGCCGCCGAGAGGTCATGAGCAGCAAACCGTCCCCATCGCTCGCCGATGA
- a CDS encoding branched-chain amino acid ABC transporter permease yields MHAILDIFDIYLLEAVINGILLGGVLALLALGLNLIFGVIDVTWICYAELVMIGMYGMYYLVQVFGLPYWAAAPLVILLVALLGAALHYLVIAPLLTAPPINQLLATGGVLFILQSFATVAFGIDFKNLGIRLPVLALGEMNFSYARLLSFAAALLGMIGVYLFLTRTFTGTAIRAIAQDRQIMPLMGVDAKRIYLVTSAIGGGLAGLAACLLVLQYDVHPFVGLSFGPITFLICVLGGLGNFIGGFIAAFLFAEIISLGGLFSDLEWGYVLAFAFFIVMMFIRPAGLLARRS; encoded by the coding sequence ATGCACGCAATCCTCGATATCTTCGACATCTATCTTCTGGAAGCCGTCATCAACGGCATCCTGCTCGGTGGCGTGCTGGCGCTGTTGGCGCTCGGGCTCAATCTGATTTTCGGCGTCATCGACGTCACCTGGATCTGCTACGCCGAGCTCGTGATGATCGGGATGTACGGCATGTACTATCTCGTGCAGGTGTTCGGCCTGCCGTACTGGGCCGCGGCGCCGCTGGTGATCCTGCTGGTCGCGCTGCTCGGCGCCGCGCTGCATTACCTCGTCATCGCGCCGCTGTTGACCGCGCCGCCGATCAACCAGCTGCTGGCGACCGGCGGCGTGCTGTTCATCCTGCAGAGCTTCGCCACCGTCGCCTTCGGCATCGACTTCAAGAATCTCGGCATCCGCCTGCCGGTGCTGGCGCTCGGCGAGATGAATTTCAGCTACGCGCGATTGCTGTCGTTCGCGGCGGCGCTGCTCGGCATGATCGGCGTCTATCTGTTCCTGACCCGCACCTTCACCGGCACCGCGATCCGCGCCATCGCGCAGGACCGCCAGATCATGCCGCTGATGGGCGTCGACGCGAAGCGGATCTATCTCGTCACCTCGGCGATCGGCGGCGGGCTGGCAGGCCTCGCCGCATGCCTGCTGGTGCTGCAATATGACGTGCATCCGTTCGTCGGCCTGTCGTTCGGGCCGATCACCTTCCTGATCTGCGTGCTCGGCGGGCTCGGCAATTTCATCGGCGGCTTCATCGCCGCCTTCCTGTTCGCCGAGATCATCTCGCTCGGCGGCCTGTTCTCCGATCTCGAATGGGGCTACGTGCTGGCGTTCGCCTTCTTCATCGTGATGATGTTCATCCGGCCCGCGGGCCTGCTGGCGAGGCGCTCGTGA
- a CDS encoding ABC transporter ATP-binding protein, with product MLELRSIDAGYGSFQALFDVSLDVKAGEAVGVIGPNGAGKTTLMRVISGLIRPIKGTLTMQGTNVVATPPHRIVSLGIAHVPENRRLFPRLTVDDNLKMGAYMPGARAHYAERLAFVFELFPRLKERGHQMAGTMSGGEQQMCAIGRALMSNPKLLLLDEPSAGLAPVVVQQVFELVKRIRASGLTVLIVEQNVQQVLRVVDRAYLLEAGSIRAAGTAAELAASDTIKQAYLGV from the coding sequence ATGCTGGAGCTCCGATCGATCGATGCGGGCTATGGCAGTTTTCAGGCGCTGTTCGACGTCAGCCTCGACGTCAAGGCCGGCGAGGCTGTCGGCGTGATCGGTCCCAACGGCGCCGGCAAAACCACGCTGATGCGCGTGATCTCCGGCCTGATCCGCCCCATCAAGGGCACACTGACGATGCAGGGCACCAACGTCGTCGCGACGCCGCCGCATCGCATCGTCAGCCTCGGCATCGCGCATGTGCCGGAAAATCGCCGGCTGTTTCCCCGGCTCACGGTCGACGACAATCTGAAGATGGGCGCCTACATGCCGGGCGCCCGCGCGCATTACGCCGAGCGGCTGGCGTTCGTGTTCGAGCTGTTCCCGCGCCTGAAGGAGCGCGGCCACCAGATGGCCGGCACCATGTCGGGCGGTGAGCAACAGATGTGCGCGATCGGCCGCGCGCTGATGTCGAACCCGAAACTGCTGCTGCTCGACGAGCCGTCGGCCGGGCTCGCCCCGGTCGTGGTGCAGCAGGTGTTCGAGCTGGTGAAGCGCATCCGTGCCAGCGGGCTGACGGTCCTGATCGTCGAGCAGAACGTGCAGCAGGTGCTGCGCGTCGTGGACCGCGCCTATCTGCTGGAAGCAGGCTCCATCCGCGCTGCCGGCACCGCGGCAGAGCTCGCGGCGAGCGACACCATCAAGCAGGCGTATCTGGGGGTGTGA
- a CDS encoding ABC transporter ATP-binding protein yields MLAVEGLVKRFGGFRAVNNVSFRVEQGEILGLIGPNGSGKSTIFNLLSGTLPPTSGSILFDGKEIAGLAPHRIINRGVGRTFQIPRPFHRLGIFDNALLAAFYGQGRHSRSKAEAAAERALAMVGLPTDRHASVEGLGAAGLKKLELAKALATGPKLLLADESLGGLDESEMDQAADMLRKIRDELGITIIWVEHIMGVLMRVVDRVMVLDHGEKIAEGLPADIAGDARVIEVYLGTDADASLAAAAAAQARRRIGA; encoded by the coding sequence GTGCTCGCCGTCGAAGGCCTGGTCAAGCGGTTTGGCGGCTTTCGCGCCGTCAACAACGTGTCGTTCCGCGTCGAGCAGGGCGAGATCCTCGGCCTGATCGGCCCGAACGGCTCGGGCAAGAGCACGATCTTCAACCTGCTGTCGGGCACGCTGCCTCCCACGTCCGGCTCGATCCTGTTCGACGGCAAGGAGATCGCGGGGCTTGCCCCGCACCGCATCATCAACCGTGGCGTCGGCCGCACCTTCCAGATCCCGCGGCCGTTCCATCGCCTCGGCATTTTCGACAATGCGCTGCTCGCCGCCTTCTACGGCCAGGGCCGCCACAGTCGCAGCAAGGCCGAGGCGGCGGCCGAGCGCGCGCTTGCGATGGTCGGCCTGCCGACCGATCGCCACGCCAGCGTCGAGGGCCTCGGTGCCGCCGGCCTGAAGAAGCTCGAACTGGCCAAGGCGCTCGCCACCGGACCAAAGCTGTTGCTCGCCGATGAGAGCCTCGGTGGTCTCGATGAGTCCGAGATGGACCAAGCCGCCGACATGCTGCGCAAGATCCGCGACGAGCTCGGCATCACCATCATCTGGGTCGAGCACATCATGGGCGTGCTGATGCGGGTGGTCGATCGCGTGATGGTGCTCGATCACGGCGAGAAGATCGCAGAGGGCTTGCCGGCCGATATCGCCGGCGACGCCAGGGTGATCGAGGTCTATCTCGGCACCGATGCCGATGCGTCGCTTGCTGCCGCCGCCGCGGCGCAGGCACGCCGCCGGATCGGGGCGTGA
- a CDS encoding NUDIX hydrolase, protein MQAPVIHRVTTLDLTLQRRPWPFADQKRAEIDAHFAAQQRAKPSLWNGRVLLGRDPLFADDRLGANYFETDFASFLAWRDWGFPDKDVFNGFGMGALLASDGAFVLGEMGQHTANPGRIYFPSGTPDLDDISGDTVDIAGSVLRELSEETGLSPADCRADADWHCIYTGPALAMMRILRIDIPGDALRARIEANLAREEQPELAAIHLVRSRADLNASMPRFVTAFIETQLAV, encoded by the coding sequence ATGCAGGCTCCGGTTATTCATCGCGTCACCACGCTCGATTTGACATTGCAGCGGCGGCCGTGGCCGTTCGCGGACCAGAAGCGCGCGGAAATCGACGCGCATTTCGCGGCCCAGCAGCGCGCCAAGCCGAGCCTGTGGAACGGTCGCGTGCTGCTCGGCCGCGATCCGCTGTTTGCCGACGACCGGCTCGGCGCCAATTATTTCGAGACCGATTTCGCGAGCTTCCTCGCCTGGCGCGACTGGGGTTTTCCCGACAAGGATGTGTTCAACGGCTTCGGCATGGGCGCGCTGCTGGCAAGCGACGGTGCCTTCGTGCTCGGCGAGATGGGCCAGCACACCGCCAATCCCGGCCGCATCTATTTTCCTTCCGGAACGCCCGATCTCGACGACATCTCCGGCGACACCGTCGACATCGCCGGCAGCGTGCTGCGCGAGCTTTCGGAGGAAACCGGCCTGTCGCCGGCCGATTGCCGCGCGGATGCGGACTGGCACTGCATCTACACCGGCCCCGCGCTTGCGATGATGCGGATCCTGCGCATCGACATCCCGGGCGATGCGTTGCGGGCGCGGATCGAGGCCAATCTGGCGCGGGAAGAACAGCCGGAGCTCGCCGCGATCCATCTGGTGCGCAGCCGCGCCGACCTCAACGCATCGATGCCGCGCTTCGTCACCGCGTTCATCGAGACGCAGCTTGCGGTGTAG
- a CDS encoding ABC transporter substrate-binding protein: MKTMFGKVAGALLALMLSAGVAAAQTKLTVAVGGGACLCYLPTVLAKQLGEYDKAGLAVDLVDLKGGSDALKAVLGGSADVVSGYFDHCVNLAARKQELVAFVVYDRYPGLVLVVSPKHTGEINSIKDLAGKKVGVSAPGSSTDFFLKYLLKKNGLDPMATAVIGVGLGATAVAAMEQGQIDAAVMLDPSVTVLQGSHSDLKILSDTRTQHDTLAVFGGEYPGGALYSTAAWVKGHEKEVQALTNAMMATLAWIHSHSPEEIMAKMPDEMVGKNKDLYLAALKNTIPMYSETGKMDPKGAEAVLAVFSEGSPEVAKAGIDVTKTYTNQYVDQAKKTTGTNAK; this comes from the coding sequence ATGAAGACGATGTTTGGCAAGGTTGCGGGCGCGCTGCTGGCGCTGATGCTCAGCGCGGGTGTTGCCGCGGCGCAAACCAAACTCACCGTCGCGGTCGGCGGCGGTGCCTGCCTGTGCTATCTGCCGACGGTGCTGGCCAAGCAGCTCGGCGAATACGACAAGGCCGGGCTTGCGGTCGACCTGGTCGATCTCAAGGGCGGCTCGGATGCGCTGAAGGCCGTGCTCGGCGGCAGCGCCGATGTCGTCTCCGGCTATTTCGATCACTGCGTCAATCTCGCCGCCAGGAAGCAGGAGCTCGTGGCTTTCGTGGTCTATGACCGCTACCCCGGCCTGGTGCTGGTGGTCTCGCCGAAGCACACCGGCGAGATCAATTCGATCAAGGATCTCGCCGGCAAGAAGGTCGGCGTCAGCGCGCCGGGTTCCTCGACCGATTTCTTCCTGAAGTATCTCTTGAAGAAGAACGGCCTCGATCCGATGGCGACCGCCGTGATCGGCGTCGGCCTGGGCGCCACCGCGGTCGCCGCGATGGAGCAGGGCCAGATCGATGCTGCCGTCATGCTCGATCCGTCCGTCACGGTGCTGCAGGGCAGCCATTCCGACCTCAAGATCCTGAGCGACACCCGCACCCAGCACGACACGCTCGCGGTGTTCGGCGGCGAATATCCCGGCGGCGCGCTCTATTCCACCGCGGCCTGGGTCAAGGGCCACGAGAAGGAAGTGCAGGCGCTGACCAATGCGATGATGGCGACGCTCGCCTGGATCCATTCGCATTCGCCCGAGGAGATCATGGCCAAGATGCCGGACGAGATGGTCGGCAAGAACAAGGATCTCTATCTCGCCGCGCTCAAAAACACGATCCCGATGTATTCAGAGACCGGCAAGATGGATCCGAAGGGCGCCGAGGCCGTGCTCGCGGTGTTCAGCGAGGGCTCGCCGGAGGTGGCGAAGGCGGGTATCGACGTCACCAAGACCTACACCAACCAGTATGTCGACCAGGCCAAGAAGACGACCGGGACGAACGCGAAGTAG
- a CDS encoding cupin domain-containing protein, which produces MNRIATTLSIAAAFAAGSGVTHLLRPALAAETITAQVIHTGEMEGDKLGDANKIGFRSKMFVSADGATVSIQDGNVPKHMHPNTNEMQYILEGTGTVWLGDKEISVKPGDLIVIPKGTSHGGTKPNGRPIKAIAIKTPPQAPDDTKLLD; this is translated from the coding sequence ATGAACCGCATTGCAACCACGCTGTCGATCGCTGCGGCGTTTGCCGCCGGCAGCGGCGTCACCCATCTGCTGCGCCCGGCGCTCGCGGCCGAGACCATCACCGCGCAGGTGATCCACACCGGCGAGATGGAGGGCGACAAGCTCGGCGACGCCAACAAGATCGGCTTCCGCTCGAAGATGTTCGTCTCCGCCGACGGCGCCACCGTCTCGATCCAGGACGGCAATGTGCCGAAGCACATGCACCCCAACACCAACGAGATGCAGTATATCCTGGAAGGCACCGGCACGGTCTGGCTCGGCGACAAGGAGATCTCGGTGAAGCCCGGCGATTTGATCGTGATCCCGAAGGGCACGTCGCATGGCGGCACCAAGCCGAACGGACGCCCGATCAAGGCGATCGCGATCAAGACGCCGCCGCAGGCGCCCGACGATACCAAGCTGCTGGATTAG
- a CDS encoding 4Fe-4S binding protein encodes MSLDDHPTVRAVRARSSRAAHDAPISAEFIKQIARDCGADDVGIIEFDRAAIAPQRDYIRKVYGKTRALLAIACHMNREPVRSPTRSVANEEFHGTYDHVNETARAIVRALDTHGIPSCNSVAAFPMEMDLPRIMMVQHKPIAVEAGLGRMGIHRSIIHPKFGSFVLLGTILLGREVDAYDHPIEYNPCLECKLCVAACPVGAIKPDGGFDFLSCHTHNYHDFLGNFAQWVEKVADSRDARDYRARVPRTETLNVWQSLSFKPGYKAAYCISACPAGEDVIGPFLHDRDAHFSDVVQPLIDKDEFVYVIPDTDAEDTVTRRFPHKKVQHVASGRHTGSIQAYLFSLSLGFQRGRARGLDLVTHLSFSGASTLDATVVIKGKELQVVPGRHVGEAVLRIAADTQAWLSVLNRDLALADAIDAGLVSHSDDKLFAAFMRCFPL; translated from the coding sequence ATGAGCTTGGACGATCACCCCACGGTAAGGGCCGTACGCGCCCGCAGCAGCCGAGCCGCTCACGATGCCCCGATCTCCGCGGAATTCATCAAGCAGATCGCGCGCGACTGCGGCGCCGACGACGTCGGCATCATCGAGTTCGACCGTGCGGCGATCGCGCCGCAGCGCGACTATATCCGCAAGGTCTACGGCAAGACCCGCGCCCTGCTCGCGATTGCCTGCCACATGAACCGGGAGCCGGTGCGGTCTCCGACCCGATCGGTCGCGAACGAGGAATTCCACGGCACCTACGATCACGTCAACGAAACCGCGCGCGCCATCGTCCGCGCGCTGGACACGCACGGTATCCCGTCCTGCAATTCAGTCGCCGCCTTCCCGATGGAGATGGACCTGCCCAGGATCATGATGGTCCAGCACAAGCCGATCGCGGTGGAAGCGGGCCTGGGGCGGATGGGAATCCACCGCAGCATCATCCATCCGAAATTCGGCAGCTTCGTCCTGCTCGGCACCATCCTGCTCGGACGCGAGGTCGACGCCTACGACCATCCGATCGAGTACAATCCCTGCCTGGAGTGCAAGCTGTGCGTCGCGGCCTGCCCGGTCGGCGCGATCAAGCCGGACGGCGGCTTCGATTTCCTGTCCTGCCACACGCACAATTACCACGACTTCCTCGGCAACTTCGCGCAATGGGTCGAGAAGGTCGCGGATTCCAGGGACGCCAGGGATTATCGCGCTCGCGTGCCCCGCACCGAAACGCTCAATGTCTGGCAATCGCTTTCGTTTAAGCCGGGCTACAAGGCGGCCTATTGCATCTCGGCCTGTCCGGCCGGCGAGGACGTGATCGGGCCGTTCCTGCACGATCGCGACGCGCACTTTTCCGACGTGGTGCAGCCACTGATCGACAAGGACGAGTTCGTCTATGTGATCCCGGATACCGATGCCGAAGACACGGTGACGCGGCGCTTTCCGCACAAGAAGGTGCAACACGTCGCCTCCGGCCGCCACACCGGCAGCATCCAGGCCTATCTGTTTTCGCTCTCGCTCGGCTTCCAGCGCGGCAGGGCGCGCGGATTGGATCTCGTCACGCATCTGAGCTTCAGCGGGGCGAGCACGCTCGATGCGACGGTCGTGATCAAGGGGAAGGAGCTCCAGGTGGTGCCGGGGCGTCACGTGGGTGAGGCAGTCTTGCGTATCGCGGCCGATACCCAGGCGTGGTTGAGCGTGCTCAACCGCGACCTCGCGCTTGCCGACGCGATCGACGCGGGGCTGGTGAGCCACAGCGACGACAAGCTGTTTGCCGCCTTTATGCGGTGCTTCCCGCTCTGA